One Salvia splendens isolate huo1 chromosome 1, SspV2, whole genome shotgun sequence genomic window, TTGTTTACTTGAAGTCGAGAGCTGCATTGTGGATATGGCTTGATTGTTCTTGAACTCGGCTTGCTGTATTGAGGAATTTTGGTTTTGTGGTTTGATATGGTTCAGTGGTAAATTGTGTCAGGGGTATCTTggtctcacattttatttctctttttcatGATCGCTTTACGCACAATTTGATGTATGTAATTTTTGAAACTTGGAAGTGCGTCCTTTTAGTTATTGTAATTTCGTCGCTGTTGGCTCAATTCCTTGTAACAACTTCATTTTCCGTAGATCTTGCAACTGTCTGTTAACTTGTGACGTTTAATTCTGTGCAGGAGGGCGTAGGATATCCAACAACTGTTTCTAGACGTCCCTCTCTCGTGGCTGGCCAATCTAATGGAGAATCTGAATCCTCTGAGACACATGTGGTTTTCCATCATGAGTCGGCACCAGTGAGTGCATTGCGTTCTGGAACAAATATGCAAAGCATCAGTTCGTCAATATCTCAAAGTAATGCCTCTTCTACGGGTTCTTCACCAAGAAATCTTACTCCTGACCTCGTCAGATCTCCTAGTCATCACATTTCTGCTCTAAGCGGTGATAGAATGAGCTCACTGGATCAGAGATATGTAAACATTCATGACTTATATAATGAAATTTCACCTGAGGTGGTGCCATCTGCAGACATCATCACTTCTTTGTCAGGCTTGAGCCTATCATCAGGCACCTTGGGGGATGTGAGGAAATATCAAAAACCTCAGTTGCAGGATAGAGTTGATGTCAACTCACAAAGGGATAATGTTCCCTTCAAACAATATCCTTATTCAAATGGCACCTTGAAAGAAACATTTATGCCTACTTTGAATTGTCTAGGAAGTTCAGCATCCCACTATCTCAACACTGCTAGTCAAAATTTCTCCGCATCAAACTTTGGTTTAGGCGGATACCCTGCGTCACCGTTAGTCATGGGCAATCAAGTTGGTGACTCGAGAGCTTTAAGCGGCGGCTTACCATTTGAATCAGATTTATTTGTTGCAGCAGCTGAAGAGAACTATGCTAGACTTGGAAATCAAAGCACATTGGATGCTTTTCCAATGGCACATACAGATCCATCATATCTCGATTATCTAATAGCAAATGAGTATTCTTCTGCAGCTCTTGATAATCAACGAATGCATGTGGAATCTCTAGCAAATCCACCAGTAGATTTTCTTGGGAATCGAAATGCTTACTTTGAAGCTTCGCTTAGGAGGTCACAGTATGGATCGGGTTTTGGAAAATCAAGTACTATGAACAATGGTTTCCATGGAAATTATGCATTTGGTCTTGGCATTCCTCATCGTGGAAATCATATTATGTCTCCAATGTTTCCAAACTGCCCAATTGCATCTGGTGGCTCTGACAAGAACGTGGAACAGATTATGTGTATCCCATCCACTTTAAGAAACATGACTCACAAATTTGGGGGACCATGGCTTTCTGGACCTGGCTGTAATTTGGAGGAAAGCTTTGCAGCTTCATTGTTGGATGAGTTTAAGGGAAACAAAACCAGGTGTCTTGACCTTGCAGAGATTGCAGGTCATGTTGTTGAGTTCAGGTACACTTATCTATCTAGTTTTAAATGTTTGTTACTGTACAAGTTGAAGTTGGTAATTTACAAGTTCATCACAAAGATTTCCTGGACAGTGCGGACCAGTTTGGAAGTCGTTTTATTCAACAGAAACTTGAAACTGCCAGTGCACTAGAGAAGAACATGATTTTCCTTGAAATTATGCCTCAAGCTCTTCCCCTGATGACAGATGTGTTTGGTAACTATGTAATTCAGAAGGTAGTGTTCCAtgtactatgttttttttttctttcaactTCTCTCATTCTTAGATCTTACTATTTTCGTTGTAAGATCTATTTTAATAGCACATATTTTGCCTTCTTTCCTTCCTATGGTTTCAGTTTTTGGAACATGGAAGTGCTTCCCAGATTAGACAATTGGCTGAGCAACTAATTGGGCATGTTCTGACCCTTAGTCTCCAAATGTATGGTTGTCGCGTCATACAGAAGGTAATTTAACCCATTGACTAAATGTCTGATGACTAAATCATCTGAAACTGTTGTTGTCTGGATTTATTTCATACTCTCTTTTGGAGCTAAATAGATTTTTCCAGCACATGTGACCTTAAATCCATATGTCTTGGCGCTTCTAAATCAAAATATACATCTTCCAATCAAATAGCAGTTGGCTAATCTTTCAGTTATGCCAGTAGACTACTAACTAAGCACAATTCACCTAGTTGTTCTGAGACTTATGCATGTTTTCTAGAACTAAGCTCTAACTATAGCAATGGGTTCATATGGTTGACTTATTCACATTTCCCGATTACCATTTTGCTATTTCTTGATGTTTACTTGGCTTTTTTGGACTTGGaaacaagttttgaatgagATGGAATCTTGTATTTCCTGCTGATTTGCTTAGTTATCTTTTGTTATAATCCTTagttattatttatttgttgttgATTGGTTTAAAGAGTATTTAGTCATTAGTCTTCTTGGTTTAGATTAACTGTGAAATTGCTGATTAGAAATAAGAGTCTTCATG contains:
- the LOC121743949 gene encoding pumilio homolog 2-like isoform X1, encoding MILESDFGGRGSDEGVHDRARSAPPTMEGGVSKVELRSDPAYRSYYYQNGGGGARGGGESLFAMQPGFGSLEEEKVMQGGWDADRFTGYPGLGVGNKEKRIVNMEGVGYPTTVSRRPSLVAGQSNGESESSETHVVFHHESAPVSALRSGTNMQSISSSISQSNASSTGSSPRNLTPDLVRSPSHHISALSGDRMSSLDQRYVNIHDLYNEISPEVVPSADIITSLSGLSLSSGTLGDVRKYQKPQLQDRVDVNSQRDNVPFKQYPYSNGTLKETFMPTLNCLGSSASHYLNTASQNFSASNFGLGGYPASPLVMGNQVGDSRALSGGLPFESDLFVAAAEENYARLGNQSTLDAFPMAHTDPSYLDYLIANEYSSAALDNQRMHVESLANPPVDFLGNRNAYFEASLRRSQYGSGFGKSSTMNNGFHGNYAFGLGIPHRGNHIMSPMFPNCPIASGGSDKNVEQIMCIPSTLRNMTHKFGGPWLSGPGCNLEESFAASLLDEFKGNKTRCLDLAEIAGHVVEFSADQFGSRFIQQKLETASALEKNMIFLEIMPQALPLMTDVFGNYVIQKFLEHGSASQIRQLAEQLIGHVLTLSLQMYGCRVIQKALEVIELDQKKEMVAELDGHVLRCVRDQNGNHVIQKCIECVPENSIEFIVTTFYDQVVTLSTHPYGCRVIQRVLEHCDSPKTQAVVMEEIMNSVCMLAQDQYGNYVIQHVLGHGKPSKRSAIIHQLTGKIVEMSQQKFASNVIEKCLSCGTHEERQALVHEMLGSTDENEPLQVMMKDQFANYVVQKVLETCDDQQLELLLNRIKVHLNAVKKYTYGKHIVARVEKLVATGERRINALSSYAAQVE
- the LOC121743949 gene encoding pumilio homolog 2-like isoform X2; protein product: MILESDFGGRGSDEGVHDRARSAPPTMEGGVSKVELRSDPAYRSYYYQNGGGGARGGGESLFAMQPGFGSLEEEKVMQGGWDADRFTGYPGLGVGNKEKRIVNMEGVGYPTTVSRRPSLVAGQSNGESESSETHVVFHHESAPVSALRSGTNMQSISSSISQSNASSTGSSPRNLTPDLVRSPSHHISALSGDRMSSLDQRYVNIHDLYNEISPEVVPSADIITSLSGLSLSSGTLGDVRKYQKPQLQDRVDVNSQRDNVPFKQYPYSNGTLKETFMPTLNCLGSSASHYLNTASQNFSASNFGLGGYPASPLVMGNQVGDSRALSGGLPFESDLFVAAAEENYARLGNQSTLDAFPMAHTDPSYLDYLIANEYSSAALDNQRMHVESLANPPVDFLGNRNAYFEASLRRSQYGSGFGKSSTMNNGFHGNYAFGLGIPHRGNHIMSPMFPNCPIASGGSDKNVEQIMCIPSTLRNMTHKFGGPWLSGPGCNLEESFAASLLDEFKGNKTRCLDLAEIAGHVVEFSADQFGSRFIQQKLETASALEKNMIFLEIMPQALPLMTDVFGNYVIQKFLEHGSASQIRQLAEQLIGHVLTLSLQMYGCRVIQKALEVIELDQKKEMVAELDGHVLRCVRDQNGNHVIQKCIECVPENSIEFIVTTFYDQVVTLSTHPYGCRVIQRVLEHCDSPKTQAVVMEEIMNSVCMLAQDQYGNYVIQHVLGHGKPSKRSAIIHQLTGKIVEMSQQKFASNVIEKCLSCGTHEERQALVMMKDQFANYVVQKVLETCDDQQLELLLNRIKVHLNAVKKYTYGKHIVARVEKLVATGERRINALSSYAAQVE